One Streptomyces coeruleorubidus DNA segment encodes these proteins:
- a CDS encoding MATE family efflux transporter, whose amino-acid sequence MNAYRRQLLQLARPVYLSLLASVAAGIINTVWVARLGGPAVAAVAVATTTENVLLGIALVFGSGTTVLVAHARGARDPAAVRAAVRGGWALWALVTPLVVAGGLLGRELLARLVLGGADGAALPLAVAYFALSMPGMAVFFAQQLVDGVLKGTGDTRTPMRLALLSNGLILALDPFLIHLYGVKGAAASTVLCRSVALGAGLVALRRNALLRSARGAAPDESLAVSLRRTLTTGLPMSADFTVRQAGALVLVAIVARLGVTAVAAYSIAYKVMYVATMAFYAVRQAASIHTAHTRGGGRDARREIGRQAVLVSGAIGLAAAVLLAVTAPWLMAAFGAGPGVAAEGVLFLRCVGPYLLLMACLIALGGVFEGGGDAPRLLRVTVLGTAVQLPLAYSLTGLGLPGVCLALAVATAVQCVLAGVLFRRAPAQVETGVSSVRVG is encoded by the coding sequence GTGAACGCCTACCGCAGGCAACTCCTCCAGCTCGCCCGCCCCGTCTACCTCTCGCTCCTGGCGTCCGTCGCCGCCGGGATCATCAACACCGTCTGGGTCGCCCGGCTGGGCGGTCCGGCCGTGGCCGCCGTGGCCGTGGCGACCACCACGGAGAACGTGCTGCTCGGCATCGCCCTGGTCTTCGGCTCCGGCACGACCGTGCTGGTCGCACACGCCCGGGGCGCCCGCGACCCCGCCGCCGTACGGGCGGCCGTGCGCGGCGGCTGGGCGCTGTGGGCGCTGGTGACACCCCTGGTGGTGGCGGGCGGCCTGCTCGGCCGCGAACTACTGGCCCGGCTGGTGCTGGGCGGGGCCGACGGCGCGGCCCTCCCGCTCGCCGTCGCGTACTTCGCGCTCTCCATGCCCGGCATGGCCGTCTTCTTCGCCCAGCAACTCGTCGACGGCGTCCTCAAGGGCACCGGCGACACCAGAACCCCGATGCGGCTCGCGCTGCTGTCCAACGGCCTGATCCTGGCCCTCGACCCGTTCCTCATCCACCTCTACGGCGTCAAGGGCGCCGCCGCCTCCACGGTGCTGTGCCGGTCCGTGGCGCTCGGGGCCGGACTCGTCGCGCTCCGACGCAACGCACTGCTGCGCAGCGCCCGCGGCGCGGCACCGGACGAGTCCCTGGCCGTCTCCCTGCGCCGGACGCTGACGACCGGCCTGCCCATGTCCGCCGACTTCACCGTGCGGCAGGCGGGCGCCCTGGTCCTGGTCGCGATCGTGGCGCGGCTCGGGGTGACGGCGGTGGCCGCGTACTCGATCGCCTACAAGGTCATGTACGTGGCGACCATGGCCTTCTACGCCGTCCGCCAGGCCGCGTCCATCCACACCGCGCACACGCGGGGTGGGGGAAGGGACGCGCGCCGGGAGATCGGACGGCAGGCCGTGCTCGTCTCCGGAGCCATCGGCCTCGCCGCGGCCGTACTGCTGGCCGTCACCGCCCCGTGGCTCATGGCCGCCTTCGGCGCCGGACCCGGGGTCGCGGCCGAGGGTGTGCTGTTCCTGCGCTGCGTCGGGCCCTACCTGCTGCTGATGGCCTGCCTCATCGCGCTCGGCGGGGTCTTCGAGGGCGGCGGGGACGCCCCGAGGCTGCTGCGCGTGACCGTGCTCGGGACGGCGGTCCAGCTGCCGCTCGCGTACAGCCTGACGGGGCTCGGGCTGCCCGGTGTGTGCCTCGCGCTGGCGGTGGCGACGGCGGTGCAGTGTGTGCTCGCGGGCGTGCTGTTCCGGCGGGCTCCGGCTCAGGTGGAGACCGGGGTCTCGTCGGTGCGGGTGGGCTGA